A genomic window from Lotus japonicus ecotype B-129 chromosome 1, LjGifu_v1.2 includes:
- the LOC130730177 gene encoding uncharacterized protein LOC130730177 isoform X1, translating into MLVFRGSSKSTTKSIRHIDQVRQADAAALQNSINQPRPRTMPKKEAKVLDAPNIRNDYYSNTMDWGKNNILAVALGSEMYLWNSVNNNVHRLFEATHNDCPTSVAWSRDAKLFAAGFMHSKLQLWDAETSKPIRVLESHGQRIGTIAWSGDTLTSGSHDKSIINHDVRARRNVISRVKAHGAEVCGLKWSKGGNMLASGGNDNHIYIWESSKMNSSSFLHCFKDHSAAVKALAWCPYDSNVLASGGGTNDRCIKIWNIQKETCIRSIDTTAQVCGLEWNRHHKEILSGHGFSTSTSHNELCLWRYPSMNKMGGLDPHASRVLHLSQSPDGLTVVSAGADETLRFWDIFGPPATDTSKISHLDNLLSLKISALR; encoded by the exons ATGTTAGTTTTCAGAGGAAGTTCTAAATCAACTACAAAATCTATTCGTCACATCGATCAGGTGCGACAAGCAGACGCAGCCGCACTTCAAAACAGTATCAATCAGCCCCGCCCTCGTACAATGCCTAAG AAAGAGGCCAAGGTCTTGGATGCACCAAATATTAGAAATGACTACTATTCAAACACTATGGATTGGGGGAAAAACAACATTCTTGCTGTTGCTTTGGGATCAGAAATGTACCTTTGGAACTCTGTGAACAACAATGTACATAGGTTGTTTGAAGCCACTCACAATGATTGTCCCACAAGTGTTGCCTGGTCACGGGATGCCAAACTTTTCGCAGCAGGATTTATGCACTCTAAGCTTCAACTCTGGGATGCTGAGACTTCTAAGCCA ATAAGAGTCCTAGAAAGTCATGGTCAAAGGATTGGAACCATTGCATGGAGTGGCGATACTTTAACTTCTGGAAGCCATGACAAATCTATAATCAACCATGATG TTAGAGCAAGAAGAAATGTTATTTCACGGGTAAAAGCACACGGAGCAGAAGTTTGTGGCTTAAAATGGTCCAAAGGGGGAAATATGCTGGCAAGTGGCGGCAATGACAATCATATCTACATATGGGAATCATCTAAAATGAATTCATCGAGTTTCTTGCATTGTTTTAAGGACCATTCTGCTGCAGTCAAAGCCCTTGCTTGGTGCCCTTATGATTCAAATGTGCTTGCTTCTGGAGGTGGCACAAATGATAGGTGTATTAAGATATGGAATATTCAAAAAGAAACTTGCATTCGCAGCATAGATACTACAGCTCAG GTTTGTGGATTAGAATGGAATAGGCATCACAAGGAGATATTAAGTGGCCATGGCTTTAGCACAAGTACATCCCACAACGAACTTTGCTTGTGGCGGTATCCATCCATGAATAAAATGGGAGGCTTGGACCCTCATGCTTCAAGAGTCCTCCATCTATCTCAG AGCCCAGATGGGTTAACAGTGGTGTCAGCTGGGGCAGATGAAACTCTTCGCTTTTGGGATATTTTTGGGCCACCTGCTACTGATACATCAAAGATCTCACATCTGGATAACCTTTTGTCCCTGAAGATATCCGCATTAAGATAA
- the LOC130730177 gene encoding uncharacterized protein LOC130730177 isoform X2 translates to MLVFRGSSKSTTKSIRHIDQVRQADAAALQNSINQPRPRTMPKKEAKVLDAPNIRNDYYSNTMDWGKNNILAVALGSEMYLWNSVNNNVHRLFEATHNDCPTSVAWSRDAKLFAAGFMHSKLQLWDAETSKPIRVLESHGQRIGTIAWSGDTLTSGSHDKSIINHDVRARRNVISRVKAHGAEVCGLKWSKGGNMLASGGNDNHIYIWESSKMNSSSFLHCFKDHSAAVKALAWCPYDSNVLASGGGTNDRCIKIWNIQKETCIRSIDTTAQSPDGLTVVSAGADETLRFWDIFGPPATDTSKISHLDNLLSLKISALR, encoded by the exons ATGTTAGTTTTCAGAGGAAGTTCTAAATCAACTACAAAATCTATTCGTCACATCGATCAGGTGCGACAAGCAGACGCAGCCGCACTTCAAAACAGTATCAATCAGCCCCGCCCTCGTACAATGCCTAAG AAAGAGGCCAAGGTCTTGGATGCACCAAATATTAGAAATGACTACTATTCAAACACTATGGATTGGGGGAAAAACAACATTCTTGCTGTTGCTTTGGGATCAGAAATGTACCTTTGGAACTCTGTGAACAACAATGTACATAGGTTGTTTGAAGCCACTCACAATGATTGTCCCACAAGTGTTGCCTGGTCACGGGATGCCAAACTTTTCGCAGCAGGATTTATGCACTCTAAGCTTCAACTCTGGGATGCTGAGACTTCTAAGCCA ATAAGAGTCCTAGAAAGTCATGGTCAAAGGATTGGAACCATTGCATGGAGTGGCGATACTTTAACTTCTGGAAGCCATGACAAATCTATAATCAACCATGATG TTAGAGCAAGAAGAAATGTTATTTCACGGGTAAAAGCACACGGAGCAGAAGTTTGTGGCTTAAAATGGTCCAAAGGGGGAAATATGCTGGCAAGTGGCGGCAATGACAATCATATCTACATATGGGAATCATCTAAAATGAATTCATCGAGTTTCTTGCATTGTTTTAAGGACCATTCTGCTGCAGTCAAAGCCCTTGCTTGGTGCCCTTATGATTCAAATGTGCTTGCTTCTGGAGGTGGCACAAATGATAGGTGTATTAAGATATGGAATATTCAAAAAGAAACTTGCATTCGCAGCATAGATACTACAGCTCAG AGCCCAGATGGGTTAACAGTGGTGTCAGCTGGGGCAGATGAAACTCTTCGCTTTTGGGATATTTTTGGGCCACCTGCTACTGATACATCAAAGATCTCACATCTGGATAACCTTTTGTCCCTGAAGATATCCGCATTAAGATAA